A portion of the Thermus thermamylovorans genome contains these proteins:
- the narH gene encoding nitrate reductase subunit beta, whose protein sequence is MKVRAHVSMLFHLDKCIGCHTCSIACKNLWTDRKGAEYMWWNNVETRPGSGYPTGWEDQERFRGGWAYKDGHLDLRLHSRAQGLFRLFFNPALPSLDDYYEPFTFRYSDLFTAPEGEDQPTAIPISMVTGEPMTPETGPNWDDDLGGSPLYAKNDPNLKALDPEVRAQLEEIEGVVFQYLPRICNHCLNPSCLAACPSGAIYKRAEDGVVLVNENKCKAWRMCVAACPYKKVYYNWATGKSEKCILCFPRLETGQAPACAHSCVGRIRYMGVLLYDADRIPEAAMVPDEELVASQLSLILDPFDPEVIAAAKAEGIDDGWIQAAQNSPLYKFVKVWRLALPHHPEYRTLAMMFYVPPLSPVVATVEKALRGGQERELLRLDLPETDLDFELYEGLEKARLPVKYLANLFAAGNEAVVVPILKKMLAVRILKRQESLEGQPTEKALKVLADAGLTLEEAEAIYRLTTLPTLEERFVLPPYHREMAAEVWKDPLAAKGEAGFGYIQPPLRGE, encoded by the coding sequence ATGAAGGTTAGAGCCCACGTGTCCATGCTCTTCCACCTGGACAAGTGCATCGGCTGCCACACCTGCTCCATCGCCTGCAAGAACCTCTGGACCGACCGCAAGGGCGCGGAGTACATGTGGTGGAACAACGTGGAAACCCGCCCCGGGTCCGGCTACCCCACGGGCTGGGAGGACCAGGAGCGCTTTAGGGGGGGCTGGGCCTACAAGGACGGCCACCTGGATCTCCGCCTCCACTCCCGGGCCCAGGGGCTTTTCCGCCTCTTCTTCAACCCCGCCCTGCCCTCCTTGGACGACTACTACGAGCCCTTCACCTTCCGCTACTCGGACCTGTTCACCGCTCCCGAGGGGGAGGACCAGCCCACGGCCATCCCCATTTCCATGGTCACCGGGGAGCCCATGACCCCCGAGACCGGTCCCAACTGGGACGACGACCTGGGGGGAAGCCCCCTCTACGCCAAAAACGACCCCAACCTGAAGGCCCTGGACCCCGAGGTGCGGGCCCAACTGGAGGAGATCGAAGGGGTGGTCTTCCAGTACCTGCCCCGGATCTGCAACCACTGCTTGAACCCCTCCTGCCTGGCCGCCTGCCCCTCGGGGGCCATCTACAAGCGGGCGGAGGACGGGGTGGTCCTGGTCAACGAGAACAAGTGCAAGGCCTGGCGCATGTGCGTGGCCGCCTGCCCCTACAAGAAGGTCTACTACAACTGGGCCACGGGGAAGAGCGAGAAGTGCATCCTCTGCTTCCCCCGCCTGGAGACGGGCCAGGCCCCCGCCTGCGCCCACTCCTGCGTGGGGCGCATCCGCTACATGGGGGTCTTGCTCTACGACGCCGACCGCATCCCCGAGGCGGCCATGGTGCCGGACGAGGAGCTGGTGGCGTCCCAGCTCTCCCTCATCCTGGACCCCTTTGACCCGGAGGTGATCGCCGCCGCTAAAGCCGAGGGGATCGACGACGGCTGGATTCAGGCCGCCCAGAACTCTCCCCTTTACAAGTTCGTGAAGGTTTGGCGGCTGGCCCTCCCCCACCATCCCGAGTACCGCACCCTGGCCATGATGTTCTACGTCCCGCCCCTTTCCCCGGTGGTGGCCACGGTGGAGAAGGCCCTTAGGGGCGGCCAGGAGCGGGAGTTGCTCCGCCTGGACCTTCCCGAGACCGATCTGGACTTTGAGCTTTACGAGGGCCTGGAGAAGGCCCGCCTGCCCGTGAAGTACCTGGCGAACCTCTTCGCCGCCGGCAACGAGGCCGTGGTCGTACCCATCCTCAAGAAGATGCTGGCGGTGCGCATCCTGAAGCGGCAGGAGAGCCTCGAGGGCCAGCCCACCGAGAAGGCCCTGAAGGTTTTAGCGGATGCCGGCCTCACCCTGGAGGAGGCCGAGGCCATCTACCGCCTCACCACCCTGCCCACCCTGGAGGAGCGCTTCGTCCTGCCCCCCTACCACCGGGAGATGGCCGCTGAGGTCTGGAAGGATCCCCTGGCCGCCAAGGGCGAGGCGGGTTTCGGCTACATCCAGCCCCCCTTGAGGGGCGAGTAG
- a CDS encoding nitrate reductase molybdenum cofactor assembly chaperone, whose translation MVNPTLLETLALALDYPLPGRLEELWRRWIECPRGPAKQKLERFLRQVEELPLGEWEELYTRTLDLTPTTAPYVGFAVYGESYQRGELLAALVRAYRELGLDPGSELPDHLANVLRYLARAEAPLPELLEILPRALKEMHKTLKTLDAKNPYLLVLEGAQEAVQGVLTRR comes from the coding sequence ATGGTCAACCCTACCCTCTTGGAAACCCTGGCCTTGGCCCTGGACTACCCTCTGCCTGGCCGCCTGGAGGAGCTGTGGCGGCGCTGGATCGAGTGCCCTAGGGGCCCTGCCAAGCAGAAGCTGGAGCGCTTTTTGCGCCAGGTGGAGGAGCTCCCCTTGGGGGAGTGGGAGGAGCTTTACACCCGCACCCTGGACCTGACCCCCACCACCGCTCCCTACGTGGGCTTCGCCGTCTACGGGGAGAGCTACCAGCGGGGGGAGCTTCTGGCCGCCTTGGTGCGGGCCTACCGGGAGCTGGGCCTGGACCCGGGCAGCGAGCTCCCCGACCACCTGGCCAACGTTCTCCGCTACCTGGCCCGCGCGGAAGCGCCCTTGCCGGAGCTTTTGGAGATTCTCCCCCGGGCCCTCAAGGAGATGCACAAGACCCTAAAGACCCTGGACGCCAAGAACCCCTACCTCCTGGTCCTGGAAGGGGCCCAGGAGGCGGTGCAAGGGGTCTTAACCAGGAGGTGA
- a CDS encoding nitrate reductase subunit alpha, with product MRDWIKEIESPAERKWEEFYRNRFQHDKRVRTTHGVNCTGSCSWEVFVKDGVVTWELQATDYPSLEAGLPPYEPRGCQRGISFSWYLYSPIRVKYPYAKGALLDLWREAKKQHPDPVAAWEAIQNDPHKRKRYQKARGKGGFRRAGWEEVLELIAAAVVSTVKRYGPDRVIGFSPIPAMSQISYAAGSRFLSLLGGVPMSFYDWYCDLPNASPEIWGEQTDVHESADWYNARFIAVMGSNLNMTRTPDTHFISEVRHAGARLTVFSPDFSQVSKYADWWIPVNAGQDGAFWMAVNHVLLKEYYAEREVPYFQDYLKRYTDAPFLVELRDGRPGRYLRANRLAEYAEEENGDFKLLLWDEAKGPRMPMGTLGFRWQKAKGQWNLKLEDPRTGEPLSPHLTLLGVEDEVALVEFDDFASDRKLRRGVPVKYVVTKEGERVAVTTVFDLLMAQFGVSRGLPGDYPKGYEDDLPYTPAWQEKWTGIHRDTLLTYARAWGENGLKTGGKNLIIIGAGINHWYHNNLMYRAGIVALMLTGSVGVNGGGLAHYVGQEKVANQASWAPIAFGADWGYPPRQQNTPSFHYVHSDQWRYERGFSAYDKTAQGLSDHTIDHQVRAVRKGWLPFFPQFNKSPLQLVQEAEAKGAKTEAEIVGYVVEALKRGELRFAVEDPDAPENWPRVWFIWRGNAIGTSAKGHEFFMRHYLGTHSTATAEERAEGHVQEVVYRKPAPEGKLDLVVDLNFRMDTSALYSDIVLPAATWYEKDDLNTTDLHTFINPLQAAVPPAWESRHDWEIYKAIAKKVSELAKVHLPKPVKDIVMIPLQHDTPDELAQTEDRDWKKGEAEPIPGKTMPKFRVVERDYTQLYEKMVTLGPAVERNGVGMHGLAIPVEDFYRELAERQPRLFQGEKRPSLEEAREVAEAILFLDPVSNGELAYRAFLDEEKKTGVKLTDLAEGSRHARISFKDIVAQPRRMLTTPTWSAIINHGRAYSPYTLNVERLIPWRTLTGRQHFYLDHPNYLAFGEHLPTYKPRPEVHMLQETERSSQEASGKLMNYITPHGKWSIHSTYSENHRMMTLSRGGYPVWLNDKDAAELGIKDNDWVELFNDNGVFVQRAIVSARIPRGTVFVYHATERTVGIPKSPLRGKRAGMNNSITRARLKPVLMSGGYAQFTYAFNYWGPVGVNRDTWVYVRKLETPPEW from the coding sequence ATGAGGGACTGGATCAAGGAAATCGAAAGCCCGGCGGAAAGAAAGTGGGAGGAGTTCTACCGCAACCGTTTCCAGCACGATAAGCGCGTGCGCACCACCCACGGGGTGAACTGCACCGGGTCCTGCTCCTGGGAGGTCTTCGTCAAGGACGGCGTGGTCACCTGGGAGCTGCAGGCCACGGACTACCCCAGCCTCGAGGCGGGTCTCCCCCCCTACGAGCCCCGGGGCTGCCAGCGGGGCATCAGCTTCAGCTGGTACCTCTATAGCCCCATCCGGGTGAAGTACCCCTACGCCAAGGGGGCCCTTTTGGACCTCTGGCGGGAGGCCAAGAAGCAGCACCCGGATCCCGTGGCCGCCTGGGAGGCCATCCAGAACGACCCCCACAAGCGCAAGCGCTACCAGAAGGCCCGGGGCAAGGGGGGCTTCCGCCGCGCGGGCTGGGAGGAGGTCCTGGAGCTCATCGCCGCCGCGGTGGTCTCCACGGTGAAGCGCTACGGGCCGGACCGGGTGATCGGGTTCTCCCCCATCCCCGCCATGAGCCAGATCTCCTACGCCGCGGGTTCGCGCTTTCTTTCCCTCTTGGGCGGGGTGCCCATGAGCTTCTACGACTGGTACTGCGACCTGCCCAACGCCTCGCCGGAGATCTGGGGGGAGCAGACGGACGTCCACGAGTCCGCGGACTGGTACAACGCCCGTTTCATCGCTGTCATGGGCTCCAACCTCAACATGACCCGCACCCCGGACACCCACTTCATCTCCGAGGTCCGCCACGCGGGGGCTAGGCTCACCGTCTTCAGCCCCGACTTCTCCCAGGTGTCCAAGTACGCCGACTGGTGGATTCCGGTGAACGCCGGCCAGGATGGGGCCTTCTGGATGGCGGTGAACCACGTCCTGCTCAAGGAGTACTACGCGGAAAGGGAGGTGCCCTACTTCCAGGACTACCTGAAGCGCTACACCGATGCCCCCTTCCTGGTGGAGCTCCGGGACGGGCGCCCAGGCCGCTACCTGCGGGCGAACCGCCTTGCGGAGTACGCCGAGGAGGAAAACGGGGACTTCAAGCTTCTCTTGTGGGACGAGGCCAAGGGCCCCAGGATGCCCATGGGCACCCTCGGCTTCCGCTGGCAGAAGGCAAAGGGCCAGTGGAACCTGAAGCTGGAGGACCCCAGGACCGGGGAGCCCCTCTCCCCCCATCTCACCCTCCTCGGGGTGGAGGACGAGGTAGCCCTGGTGGAGTTCGACGACTTCGCCTCGGACCGGAAGCTCCGGCGGGGCGTGCCCGTGAAGTACGTGGTCACCAAGGAGGGAGAACGGGTGGCGGTGACCACGGTCTTCGACCTCCTCATGGCCCAGTTCGGGGTGAGCCGGGGCCTTCCGGGGGACTACCCTAAGGGCTACGAGGACGACCTCCCCTACACCCCCGCCTGGCAGGAGAAGTGGACCGGGATCCACCGGGACACCCTCCTCACCTACGCCCGGGCCTGGGGGGAAAACGGCCTCAAGACGGGGGGGAAGAACCTCATCATCATCGGGGCGGGCATCAACCACTGGTACCACAACAACCTGATGTACCGGGCGGGGATCGTGGCCCTCATGCTCACGGGGAGCGTGGGGGTGAACGGCGGGGGCCTGGCCCACTACGTGGGCCAGGAGAAGGTGGCCAACCAGGCCTCCTGGGCCCCCATCGCCTTCGGGGCCGACTGGGGCTACCCCCCCAGGCAGCAGAACACCCCGAGCTTCCACTACGTCCACTCGGACCAGTGGCGCTACGAGCGGGGTTTTTCCGCTTACGACAAGACGGCCCAGGGGCTTTCTGACCACACTATCGACCACCAGGTGCGGGCGGTGCGCAAGGGGTGGCTCCCCTTCTTCCCCCAGTTCAACAAGAGCCCCTTGCAGCTGGTGCAGGAAGCCGAGGCCAAGGGGGCCAAGACCGAGGCGGAGATCGTGGGGTATGTGGTGGAGGCCCTGAAGCGGGGGGAGCTCAGGTTCGCCGTAGAAGACCCCGACGCCCCCGAGAACTGGCCCCGGGTCTGGTTCATCTGGCGGGGCAACGCCATCGGCACCAGCGCCAAGGGGCACGAGTTCTTCATGCGCCACTACCTGGGCACCCACAGCACCGCCACCGCCGAGGAGCGGGCGGAGGGGCACGTCCAGGAAGTGGTCTACCGCAAGCCGGCCCCCGAGGGGAAGCTGGACCTGGTGGTGGACCTCAACTTCCGCATGGACACCAGCGCCCTCTACTCCGATATCGTCCTGCCCGCCGCCACCTGGTACGAGAAGGACGACCTGAACACCACCGACCTCCACACCTTCATCAACCCCCTGCAGGCCGCCGTCCCCCCCGCCTGGGAGTCCAGGCACGACTGGGAGATCTACAAGGCCATCGCCAAGAAGGTGTCGGAGCTGGCCAAGGTCCACCTGCCCAAGCCCGTCAAGGACATCGTCATGATTCCTCTGCAGCACGACACCCCGGACGAGCTGGCCCAGACGGAGGACCGGGACTGGAAGAAAGGGGAAGCGGAGCCCATCCCCGGCAAGACCATGCCCAAGTTCCGGGTGGTGGAGCGGGACTACACCCAGCTCTACGAGAAGATGGTCACCCTGGGGCCCGCGGTGGAGAGGAACGGGGTGGGAATGCACGGGCTTGCCATCCCCGTGGAGGACTTCTACCGGGAGCTTGCCGAGCGCCAGCCCCGGCTTTTCCAGGGGGAGAAGCGGCCGAGCCTCGAGGAGGCCCGGGAGGTGGCCGAGGCCATCCTCTTCCTGGACCCGGTGTCCAACGGGGAACTGGCCTACCGGGCCTTCCTGGACGAGGAGAAAAAGACCGGCGTCAAGCTCACCGACCTGGCCGAGGGGAGCCGCCACGCGCGCATCTCCTTCAAGGACATCGTGGCCCAGCCCCGCAGGATGCTTACCACCCCTACCTGGAGCGCCATCATCAACCACGGCCGGGCCTACAGCCCCTACACCCTCAACGTGGAGCGCCTCATTCCCTGGCGGACGCTTACGGGCAGGCAGCACTTCTACCTGGACCACCCCAACTACCTGGCCTTTGGCGAACACCTCCCCACCTACAAGCCAAGGCCCGAGGTCCACATGCTCCAGGAGACGGAGAGGAGCTCCCAAGAGGCCAGCGGCAAGCTCATGAACTACATCACCCCCCACGGGAAGTGGTCCATCCACTCCACCTACTCGGAAAACCACCGCATGATGACCCTCTCCCGGGGCGGGTACCCCGTCTGGCTCAACGATAAGGACGCCGCCGAGCTGGGCATTAAGGACAACGACTGGGTGGAGCTTTTCAACGACAACGGGGTCTTCGTGCAGCGGGCCATCGTCTCCGCCCGCATCCCCCGGGGCACGGTCTTCGTCTACCACGCCACCGAGCGCACCGTGGGCATCCCCAAAAGCCCCTTAAGGGGCAAGCGGGCAGGGATGAACAACTCCATCACCCGCGCCAGGCTCAAGCCCGTGCTCATGTCCGGCGGCTACGCCCAGTTCACCTACGCCTTCAACTACTGGGGGCCGGTGGGGGTGAACCGGGACACCTGGGTCTACGTGCGCAAGCTGGAGACCCCGCCGGAGTGGTAA
- a CDS encoding MFS transporter, whose translation MVQDPKQLERERPERLKVLWLSTIGFTVMFAVWLMFGVLGVPIRQEFGLTDVQLSWLSAVAILNGSLWRMFTGILADRYGGRLVFTLMLFFTAIPAYLVSRAGSYEELLLYAFLVGFAGNAFSVGIAWNSAWFPKEQQGFALGLFGAGNVGASVTKFIGPALIASVPAAGYLGGLIPGGWRFIPFLYAVLLVLMGLVMWFGTPKNDKVPGQGRALLDMLRPLRHIRVWRFSLYYVVVFGAYVALSAWLPKYYVDVFGLPLHQAALLTALYIFPASLLRPLGGYFSDRFGARRVMYWTFWSILIPSGILMMPEGHIVLYTQGGTREVMQFTMSVWLFTLLVFLIGIGMGIGKAAVYKHIPTYFPKDVGAVGGLVGMLGALGGFFLPPLFAYAQAWTGLPQMTFFVLFLLTAVSFLWMHLTVLQLLQQEAKHLKNDFELKGDRPS comes from the coding sequence ATGGTGCAAGACCCCAAGCAGCTGGAGCGGGAGCGGCCCGAGAGGCTTAAGGTCCTCTGGCTTTCCACCATCGGCTTCACCGTGATGTTCGCCGTGTGGCTGATGTTCGGGGTGCTGGGGGTCCCTATCCGCCAGGAGTTCGGCCTAACGGATGTCCAGCTCTCCTGGCTCTCGGCGGTGGCCATCCTGAACGGCTCCCTCTGGCGGATGTTCACGGGCATCCTCGCCGACCGCTACGGGGGGCGGCTCGTCTTCACCCTCATGCTCTTCTTCACCGCCATCCCCGCCTACCTGGTCTCCCGGGCGGGGAGCTACGAGGAGCTCCTCCTCTACGCCTTCCTGGTGGGCTTCGCGGGGAACGCCTTCAGCGTGGGCATCGCCTGGAACTCCGCCTGGTTCCCCAAGGAGCAGCAGGGCTTTGCCCTGGGCCTCTTCGGGGCGGGGAACGTGGGGGCCAGCGTCACCAAGTTCATCGGCCCGGCCCTCATCGCCAGCGTCCCCGCCGCCGGGTACCTGGGGGGGCTCATCCCGGGGGGCTGGCGCTTCATCCCCTTCCTCTACGCGGTGCTCCTGGTCCTGATGGGCTTGGTCATGTGGTTCGGCACCCCTAAAAACGACAAGGTGCCGGGGCAAGGCCGGGCCCTTCTGGACATGCTGAGACCCTTAAGGCACATCCGCGTCTGGCGCTTCAGCCTCTACTACGTGGTGGTCTTCGGGGCCTATGTGGCCTTGAGCGCCTGGCTGCCCAAGTACTACGTGGACGTCTTCGGCCTACCCCTCCACCAGGCCGCCCTCCTCACCGCCCTCTACATCTTCCCTGCAAGCCTCCTAAGGCCCCTCGGGGGCTACTTCTCCGACCGCTTCGGGGCCCGGCGGGTCATGTACTGGACCTTCTGGAGCATCCTCATCCCCTCGGGCATCCTCATGATGCCCGAGGGGCACATCGTCCTCTATACCCAAGGGGGCACCCGCGAGGTCATGCAGTTCACCATGAGCGTCTGGCTCTTCACCCTCCTGGTCTTCCTCATCGGCATCGGCATGGGCATCGGCAAGGCCGCGGTCTACAAGCACATCCCCACCTACTTCCCCAAGGACGTGGGGGCGGTGGGGGGGCTGGTGGGGATGCTGGGGGCTTTGGGGGGCTTTTTCCTCCCGCCCCTCTTCGCCTACGCCCAGGCCTGGACCGGCCTGCCCCAGATGACCTTCTTCGTCCTCTTCCTCCTTACCGCGGTGAGCTTCCTCTGGATGCACCTTACCGTTCTCCAGCTTCTGCAACAGGAGGCCAAGCACCTCAAGAACGACTTTGAGCTGAAAGGAGACCGTCCGTCATGA
- the narI gene encoding respiratory nitrate reductase subunit gamma, which yields MSWNALLFGVFPYIALTLAVAVTAYRMIYRPFSVSAQSSQFLEQRQLFFGSVALHWGLVLVLLGHLLGLLLPQGLLLWNAVPVRLYLLQITGFGLGLWALVGVWVLLSRRISNPRVRAASTPMDYAVLLLLLLSILSGLLTALLYRYGTFWFPAVMTPYLWSVLTLQPRPELLADLPFWIQLHVFSFWALLAAFPFSRLVHIITVPLGYLFRPWQIVVWIRKQAR from the coding sequence ATGAGCTGGAACGCCCTTCTCTTCGGCGTCTTCCCCTACATCGCCCTCACCCTGGCGGTGGCGGTCACCGCCTACCGCATGATCTACCGGCCCTTCTCGGTCTCGGCCCAGTCCAGCCAGTTTCTGGAACAAAGGCAGCTCTTTTTCGGCTCCGTGGCCCTGCACTGGGGGCTCGTGCTGGTCCTCCTGGGGCACCTCTTGGGCCTCCTTCTCCCCCAGGGCCTCCTCCTCTGGAACGCGGTGCCGGTGAGGCTCTACCTCCTGCAGATCACGGGGTTCGGCCTGGGGCTTTGGGCCCTGGTGGGCGTCTGGGTCCTCTTAAGCCGGAGGATCAGCAACCCCCGGGTGCGGGCCGCCTCTACCCCCATGGACTACGCGGTTTTGCTACTTCTCCTGCTCTCCATCCTTTCCGGCCTTCTCACCGCCCTCCTTTACCGCTACGGCACCTTCTGGTTCCCCGCGGTCATGACCCCCTACCTCTGGTCGGTCCTTACCCTGCAGCCCAGGCCGGAGCTCCTGGCCGACCTTCCCTTCTGGATTCAGCTCCACGTCTTCAGCTTCTGGGCCCTCTTGGCCGCTTTCCCCTTCTCCCGGCTGGTTCACATCATCACCGTGCCCCTGGGTTACCTCTTTAGGCCCTGGCAGATCGTGGTCTGGATCCGCAAGCAGGCGAGGTGA
- a CDS encoding DUF2249 domain-containing protein: MELDVRDLPPRERHPRIFALLDSLKPGEHFVLLNDHDPKPLYYQLMAERPGQVDWAYLEEGPEVWRVRIGKR, translated from the coding sequence ATGGAGCTGGACGTGCGCGACCTACCCCCGCGGGAACGGCATCCCCGGATCTTTGCGCTGTTGGACAGTCTGAAGCCTGGGGAGCACTTTGTCCTGCTCAACGACCACGACCCCAAGCCCCTCTACTACCAGCTCATGGCGGAAAGGCCGGGGCAGGTGGACTGGGCGTACCTCGAGGAGGGCCCGGAGGTATGGCGGGTGCGGATCGGCAAGAGGTAG
- a CDS encoding c-type cytochrome has product MKGRRFLSLALAFALGLALAQGEALYGQYCAACHGAQGQGIPGAIPGLLDHPSLADEARFLRAVRQGIGAMPPLPHVAEAQAREILAYLRGLSGAPAEAPAPPPPALAAEGDAELGRALFLGQRRFQNGGAPCQACHTVAGLGFLGGGSLGQDLTRVAERLGGEAGLRAVLQNPTAWPVMREAYRDKPLTEAEAAALAAFFVQAAQETPRPPSLYLGRYLVAGLLFVGLLLLYQAVLWQLRPKSLAERIREQLRRRA; this is encoded by the coding sequence ATGAAGGGTAGAAGGTTCCTTTCCCTAGCCCTGGCCTTCGCCTTGGGCCTGGCCCTAGCCCAGGGGGAGGCGCTTTACGGCCAGTACTGCGCTGCCTGCCACGGGGCTCAGGGCCAGGGCATCCCCGGGGCTATCCCCGGGCTTTTGGACCACCCGTCCCTGGCCGACGAGGCCCGCTTCCTGCGGGCCGTGCGCCAGGGGATCGGGGCCATGCCCCCCCTGCCCCACGTGGCCGAGGCCCAGGCCCGGGAGATCCTGGCCTACCTGCGGGGGCTCTCCGGAGCCCCCGCCGAGGCCCCGGCCCCTCCGCCGCCCGCCTTGGCGGCGGAGGGGGATGCCGAGCTCGGCCGGGCCCTTTTCCTGGGGCAAAGGCGCTTCCAAAACGGCGGGGCCCCCTGCCAGGCCTGCCACACCGTGGCCGGGCTGGGGTTTTTAGGGGGCGGTTCCCTGGGTCAGGACCTGACCCGGGTGGCGGAGCGCCTGGGGGGAGAGGCAGGGCTTAGGGCAGTGCTGCAGAACCCCACCGCCTGGCCGGTGATGCGGGAGGCCTACCGGGACAAGCCCCTCACCGAGGCCGAGGCCGCTGCCCTGGCCGCCTTCTTCGTCCAGGCGGCCCAGGAGACCCCCAGGCCCCCATCCCTCTACCTGGGGCGCTACCTGGTGGCGGGCCTGCTCTTCGTGGGGTTACTGCTCCTTTACCAGGCGGTCCTTTGGCAGCTGAGGCCCAAGAGCCTGGCGGAGCGCATCCGCGAGCAGCTGAGGAGGCGAGCATGA
- a CDS encoding MFS transporter: MTLPKGTWLKEWNPEDPERWNPGLAWRTLWITTFNLTLAFITWFVVSALVVRLPKVGFEFSTVQLFWLTAMPGLAGGTLRIVWTFLPPILGTRHLVTFSTLLLLIPLLGWGFAVQSTQTPYWVLLLLAFLAGIGGGNFSGFMPSTSYFFPKRLQGTALALQAGIGNFGVSVVQFVTPWVIGFALFGTLLGGPQTFTPAPGVSQPIWLQNATFVWVPFVLVAALLAWVYLRSVPIRANFREQFDIFRDKHTWVMTSLYIMTFGSFSGFSAIFPLLIREVYGGFAGAPDPLRYAFLGPLVGSVSRILAGPITDRFGGAIVTQVSAIGIFLSALLVTLYTRPTSLEQFPFFVLAMLLVFFFAGVGNASTFKQMPMIFPPRQAGGVIGWTAAIGAYGPFLFSTLAAYTQQATGSFTAFFYGLMVFYALNLFLNWYYYARRGAEKPC, encoded by the coding sequence ATGACACTCCCTAAAGGCACCTGGCTAAAGGAATGGAACCCGGAGGACCCGGAGCGCTGGAATCCGGGCCTGGCCTGGCGCACCCTCTGGATCACCACCTTCAACCTCACCCTGGCCTTCATTACCTGGTTCGTGGTAAGCGCCCTGGTGGTGCGCCTGCCCAAGGTGGGGTTTGAGTTCTCCACGGTACAGCTCTTCTGGCTCACGGCCATGCCGGGGCTCGCCGGGGGCACCCTGCGCATCGTCTGGACCTTCCTGCCCCCCATCCTGGGCACCCGGCACCTGGTCACCTTCTCCACCCTGCTCCTCCTCATCCCCCTCTTGGGCTGGGGCTTCGCCGTGCAGAGCACCCAAACCCCCTACTGGGTCCTCCTTCTCCTGGCCTTCTTGGCGGGGATCGGTGGGGGAAACTTCTCGGGCTTCATGCCCTCCACCAGTTACTTCTTCCCCAAGCGCCTTCAGGGGACGGCCCTAGCCCTGCAGGCGGGCATCGGCAACTTCGGCGTCTCCGTGGTGCAGTTCGTCACCCCCTGGGTCATCGGCTTCGCCCTCTTCGGCACCCTTCTGGGAGGGCCCCAGACCTTTACCCCGGCTCCGGGAGTCTCCCAGCCTATCTGGCTGCAGAACGCCACCTTCGTCTGGGTGCCCTTCGTTTTGGTGGCGGCCCTCCTGGCCTGGGTTTACCTCCGGAGCGTTCCCATCCGGGCCAACTTCCGCGAGCAGTTCGACATCTTCCGCGACAAGCACACCTGGGTCATGACCAGCCTCTACATCATGACCTTCGGCTCCTTCTCCGGGTTCTCCGCCATCTTTCCCCTCCTCATCCGCGAGGTTTATGGGGGGTTTGCCGGGGCCCCGGACCCCTTGCGGTACGCCTTCCTGGGGCCCTTGGTGGGGTCGGTATCCCGCATCCTCGCCGGGCCCATCACCGACCGTTTCGGGGGGGCCATCGTCACCCAGGTTTCCGCCATCGGCATCTTCCTCTCGGCCCTTCTGGTGACCCTCTATACCCGGCCCACCTCCTTGGAACAGTTCCCCTTCTTTGTTCTGGCCATGCTCCTGGTCTTCTTCTTCGCCGGGGTGGGTAACGCCAGCACCTTCAAGCAGATGCCCATGATCTTTCCGCCCCGCCAGGCGGGTGGGGTCATCGGCTGGACCGCGGCCATCGGGGCCTACGGGCCCTTCCTCTTCTCCACCCTGGCCGCCTACACCCAGCAGGCCACCGGGAGTTTCACCGCCTTCTTCTACGGTCTTATGGTCTTCTACGCCTTAAACCTTTTCCTGAACTGGTACTACTACGCCAGGAGGGGAGCGGAGAAGCCCTGCTAA